The genomic interval ATGGGATAGTTCTATGTATTGCAAAAGGTCTTTTGTAATGttgaaattaaactaaaagtaatgaaattacattatatatatatatatatatatatatataaacaaaagatGTACTTGGAaacttgtgtgtgtatttttttttttcatttgttttttaataaaaaccataatattaataataattagaaaaatTTAGTGTATTGTTCCAGAGGgcgatggctgctggcaggaatgagcTCTGGTATCTTTCTGTCTTGGATTAGACTTGATGAAGtctcacactgaacacactctgttgtttcttcactgtgttgtgtagcaGATGCAAAGAATTATCATTTTCAGAAGCTTGTGCAGCATTATTTTCTAGACAATGACTcaagagttattcccagcacagaaccagccttcttgatcagtttgttcagtctctttaagtctctggcgctgatgctgctgcctcaacagatgctgcaaagctgattgcactttccacaacagacttaaaGAAGATATGCAACAGTTTGGTTCAGACAACAACagtcatctcttttgttttgtttgtgttcaggatgaggtGATTGTTAACGCATCATCTCACAAACTGTCTGACTAGTTCTCTGTAGTCATCAGTATTTTTGCAGATGACGGGACTTAAtgttgtattggaagtctgaaGTGTACATTGTGAAAAGAAATAGTGAGTATACAGTTCTTTGTGATGCCCCAGTGCtactgaccaccatctcagacacacaacctttccaTCTCTATACTGTAGTCTTTTTTCAGGTGGTCAGGTGTTTGGAAGGCTTCCACCTAGAATTTTAGAGCaagctgaattgtattaaaagcacttgagaaattaAAGAACAATGATCCTTAAAGTGTTCCCTGCTTGGTCCAAATGTGAGTTGGAtgtctgaagcaggtagataaTGGTGTCTTCAAAATAGTAAATTAAcctgtaatgattttttttttcaattatattTTTGAGcctatattttttatatttatttattttgccctTTGCACTATGAGCCGACAAATTTATaacacattttgttgtaaaactGTGACCTGTAtcagattttctttataaaattatcctggtgaataaataaatagctacATACATTCACAATAACATTATTgtttatcaaaagaaaaactcaaaagaaataATACTATTAAAATAATTCCCTTTTGATTTTCAAGTCTGTTGTCTCGTATGcaagaaaacttaaaaataatgaaaaaaaaatctcatgttTATGTCTTACACAAGTGTGTGTAAGACACACAcgtttgtactaaaataatgtaTGACCAagcctctctttcttttctttttttatcttgttttcatCTCAATCTAGTCACAGGGATGCTGCTGTCCTCGCATTAATAATGGAGTAAAGAGTATTATTGTAGATGATATCTAACATTAATCTCAAACTGGCCTACATTTTCAAGGTTACAGGTCAAAgccatttcatgtttttttattaatgcttGATCATGTAATAGGCTGTCTCCTCCCACAGCTATTTATTTGGACCCTAATGCTCTGGCTTTGGATATCACTTAAAGCTCTGTTCCCTGCTCACACATATTGCACCACACATTTGAGATCTTTTCAGAATGTCGAATTTCTGCTCATTGTTGAAGCTGCTTggtgtttcttatttttgtgcAACTTCAGAAAAGAGCAATAAAACAGTCCACTGTTGTCATAATGATGGGGTGTTTAATGGCTTGTTATTAACAGACAATATAGTCACTGTTGGGAAACTAACAACTGGTTTTTAAATGCGCTGATGATAACCtccagaaaaacaacagtataaCTTTTCAATATTGTGTTGCAACAGGCTTTGATTTACACAGTGGTCATTCTCAAATGCCACTTGAAATTCTTGCTGGATAGTTCCCATCATTTCCTTTCAAAGCTGTCACTTCAAAATGGCATTCATGTATTCAGATCCACAGCAGTTAatcatggtttgtttttaattgaataTGAGTCGACAATGTATGGGAAAAGGCAAAGCATTGACGTGTTTGCGAGCTATGGCAAGACCATAAAGCATGCCACTTCACTCAGCTTCTCCACTGACACAAAAACATCTACGCACATACACACCACACAAGTGTTTCCAAACACATCTTGAGAATAGTCCAGATTTAAGACCTGTTGCTGGTGTGGAACTTAGTGAAAAGGAGTATCCTGTGGGGCCTTTGGGGGCCAGAAAGGTACTAAGTAGCTCTCTCTGTGTGCGCATGCAAGCATGGGTGCgtgtatttgtgcatgtgattgtgtgtgtgtatgtggcgGCGAAGAGTGACCCGAGAGGCCCAGCTAGTTACAGCCTCTCTGCTGGAGACCACCACTTTCACAAAACAAGCATTGTTGGTACAGAACTCCAGacaccaaagacacacacactgaaaataacacatatgcacacaaacatactaAAATACATACACCACAGATAAAACTGTGGCAAGATTTAAAATCCAGCAGAGGTCATGTTAAATCTGCAATGAATAAAATGACTTGGTCCCACAAGGAGATCTGCAGATCTCTTTATGCAGAGAACAGCACAGCTTTTTACAGCAAAGctaacaaacacacatccaCCCAGCACACTGGACAAAATATGTCCTAACAATAGCCCTTGGGTGGCTGGTCAGACTATTATTGTAGGCGTTTCTATGCTAATTATGTGTGACTGAAAGCATGTCAAAACCAGTTACTGGAAATAAGTGGTGAGCTGGAAATTATAAGCTAGAATTACTTTgcctacaaagaaaaaaatattttcaacagAAGTTTTGTATGACCAGTGTTGAAAAAATTTGTTCAAAATCTTTTCTAAAGCATCCTTTATACGCTTGTGCAAAATCCAGAAAAATGGCATTGTCTTCAATAAAATCATCACCAGAAAAGAGAAATGGGGCAAGCAACATGACATGACCTCCACTTCTCCCACTGAACTGTGCAAAGACGTCGTTGGCTGTCAAGAGAGTACGTCATCGCCTCTCACCGCTCCAGTGTAACCCCCTCAAGCCTCTGGCGGTCACACAAGTGTGAAAGTAGCAGCTCCAACTATTGCCCGGACAAACCCATGCAGCATCCAGGTCCCACACGGTCTGATAGAGAGGAAGGAGAGTGCGCACCGAGTACGTAGCGGAAAGGGGGAGCAGAGGTGGAACATTTGCGCACAGTCTTTCAAGCCTGGATTGTTCTTGGCTCTTCTTTGGATAGTTTGGACATTTTTCTACACTCTTTGCCTCTTGGAATTTGATTCTGAATTCTTCTCAGCACTTAAATGACAACATTAAATATGATTTCCTCGCACCTGTTCCTGCTGATGTTGAACTGTTTGCTGGCTGCTGCATCGGTAACAGGGGACAGCAGTTTCCTCCAACTGTCGTCAGATCTTTTTTCAAGTGACCTGGATGAGGACATTGTCTCCCAGCATATGTCCAGATTGTACGAGAAATACAACCAGGAAAATCGCCTCAAAGAGGGAAACACTGTCAGGAGTTTCAGAGCCAGCCAAGGTGTGTGAACCTGTTCACAAAACGACGAAGATTAATATGGCTCCTCGTAGGAGCGCTCAGATGCATCAGTTTAGATGTGTAACCAAAAATATCTTCGTGTGCCATAAGTGCACCAGTAATCCGCTGCAAAAAGCAGAATATAAATGTGTAGTCATAAAGGTCCCTTGATCCTCTCCAGGGATGGTTATTAAAAGTGCAAGTACGCAGTGGAGCTCAGTCTGTCGCTCTAAATAGGAAGGATTGTTTTGGAACAGTCTGAGAATGCATTTCAAAGGTTTGGGGTTTGGGTTTGCTGTAGCAGTTGTGCCCTTTCTGTGCAGAGTCTGATCAGTTAACCCAGACAGGCGCGCAAGAATGCATGTTATTCCCTGTGAGCCGTGCATAGTAAAATACAATACAGTCCAATCTTTGTGGCAGTTATGCGCAGCACAAGTCTTTGTGGTGGCTTCCTGTTGTTCCTGAAGGGCATAAGTGACTCCACGTCCTGGAGTCAAGAGGCTTAAAGCACAGTCGTTCCCCTCTGTCTGATGCTGTTTTTACAAACACAACTCAGACATTTATATCCCACATAGTTCTCAGATAGCATATCATAACACGTGTGTATTTTTACTGCAGAGGCTTGGTGTAATCTAAGGAGAGATGTAAGAGAGTTTTCACAACAATGTAAGACCTGTTGAAACAGTCGATTATGTTTTGGTGTCTAAGCAGACAGTGCCGGCTGTTTTAAGCTTAAGGGGAAGCTTTAAGAGAAACTGAGGTAAGCATTTCCATATGTGGGCTGATTCAAGGTAATGTATATCTCTTGAGTCAGTCCATACTTCCGTTGAACTCTTATACAATGAACAATAACTCTGCTGTTGAAGTTAATGTTCATCATGAATATGCAGCTCTCTGTTCAACCCCCTCCATCCCTGCTTACCAAATCCCCAGAGTCTGGTTCCTCTTAAGGGCACCTTCTAAAACCCTACCAAGACGTGGAGCTGTATACCAGTCCCACAGCTCAGTCATGCAGCAAAGTGTAAGAAAAGGTATTTTAATGCCCCAGTTTTGAGGGGAGTTTAACCACAGATAAGTGTTTTTGGCTCAATAATCTACCTTTTTAAAACCCACTTCCCCTGGATTTGGCACTTTTACACTGTGTATTTCATTTTTGCCTCTCTTTCTTGAGAAATTTTATCTAAAATTACTGGTAAGAGGTGCATTACTGAAAGCTTAAAGACCCACGTTCAACTACATTTCAGTTCCTGGTTGCATTGCCTGCACTGGCAATGTCTAGTAacatcaaataaatgtatcaaaagcGAAATGAAAACCAGATAATCACAAACCAGCTTTGGCTAATTTATCCCTTTCAAAACCAGACCACAGACATACATGGGGGAGACAAAATTGCACAAATGTTTCCATGTGCAGCatcaaatagacaaaaaaaaaacatatatatatatatatatcactgaATGGATGAAAACCAATGCTCAATTTCTCTTGTTCACCTGCCTTACTGTCTCTGTTTGTTTTGCAGACTCTACTGACCACAGGATGATGTACCGACTCAACCTAACAACCCTCCAGGACTCTGAGGTCATCCTCTCTGCCACATTTCACTTCTTTCTTGATAGGCACCCGATTCCAAAACCCTGGTTCTGTAAACGCTTCAAGAGCCCATCCTGCCGCTCTGCAGCCATCCTCCCTTCTCCGTCCGTCAGCTTTATACTTCGCTCCATCTCTTCTGGGTCAGATGCCAGATCTAGGTCAGTAGGGTCATTTCTAGGCAATATGACCTTCCACCCCCACAGGAGAGGGGTGTGGCAGATGAAAGATGTGACCCAGGTCATAAAGGAAGCATGGGACAAGGGTCAGCTGCTGGTGTCAGTTGAATTGGACGTAGGGCAGCAGCACCATAAGAAACCAGAGGAGACTATCTCTGCTGGCAGCATGCCCTACCTGTTAGTGTATGCTAATGACCAAGCCTTATCAGAACCTAACAGTGTGGCTGCAAGCCTTCAGAGGTATGACCCATTTAGTGAGGGAGGAGAGTTCCTGCAAAGGCCTAACTCCTCACCAGATGTGAAAGGACGAGTAAGAAGGGAAACAAATCTGCTCTCTGATCCCATCCAGAACAATGAGCTGCCTGAGGTCGACCACTGGCTCAATGAATACAGGAAAGATGATCTGTGGGAGAGCAACTGGTACCTTGCACTCAAACCCAAACCTAAAtcagagaagaaggaaaaaaagaaaaagaacaatgagaaagatggagaaggGAAAAGCAAAGGAGGACATGAACTTCAGGTTCTCAAAGAAATAACGAGAACATCACAAGGGGTCAAAACCGATGATCCTAATGTAAAAAGGCTCAAAGATACTCGCTTACGTGCCATCAGCGACCGGCAAAAAAATGAGCGGAGAAATGAGGGAAAAGTTGGAAAGAAACACAAGGACAGTGCTAACACTCAGTCACCTGTTTTAAGTTTTGATGAGCAAACAATGCGGAAAGCCAGAAGACGGCAGTCCAGCAACGGCCAGCACAGAGGCTGCTCCAGGAGGACCCTTAGAGTGGATTTTGCAGATATTGGGTGGAGTGAGTGGGTCATAGCCCCCAAGGCCTTTGATGCCTACTACTGCTCTGGCGCTTGTGGTTTCCCCATGCCGCAGGTAAGGGCATATACATCTTAACTCACTTTAGATTGTCTCATTTAGTTTTCTATTTTCATCAACAAGTTGTACTGAGTATTTTTGTTAGCTGTTCTCATcctttaatagtttttttcttatttgcttTATTCTCCTGGATTAAACCTCTACCAGGTGGTGAGGCCATCTAACCACGCCACCATCCAGAGCATAGTGCGAGCCGTTGGGATCATCCCTGGGGTTCCTGAGCCCTGCTGTGTCCCAGAAAATATGAGTCCTCTGGCTGTGCTCTTCCAAGATGAATCCAGGAACCCAGTACTCAAGGTTTACCCCAACATGACCGTCCAGTCCTGCTCCTGCAGATAGGGAGGTGGCAGAGCACAAACTGGGGTGGCTGAGGAGAACAACTAAAAATAACACTAATGGAGACAGACCTGTGCATCTGTTATGTGGTTTCCTGATCCTGAAAAACAGTAATTTTGCCTAGCGATGTTCTTTAAGGAACATAGGCTGCAGAGAAATCACTTCCATCTCCTCTGTCCTACGGCAGCAGACTTGAAGAGACACATTGTCTGGCATCTGTGTTGGCAGGAGAAACACATGAAAAGTCAGCATGCCGCATGCCTAAGAATCCTGGTAATTTTTATGCCATGTTTGAAATAATATTGAGGATTTCTCAGACCAGAACATTTGAAggatgttttcttcttcattgcaGAAAGTTTTGCAAACAACTCATGGTGAGTTTGCGTCCATGACTTCTTTGAATACAAAGAATACAGATAAAAGCAAAATTTAGTAGTATGTCATCGAGCAGCTCACACAGCAGCATACATATGAAAgagattataaaaacatttctagaTTTTTATTATGCGTGTTTACAATAGTACCTTCGACATTGTACAtgaatcattcatttattgCAAGACAGCAGGGTTATAGTACATTCTTGCTGTTTATATCATAAAAGGAATTTTCCAATGAACTGTAAAGAGCACCTGGGATTCATTTACACCCCCTCCAACTCCTCATAACTCTTCACGAATGTTAGAATGAAACCATAAATATTTTCCTATTTTGAATGTGAAATATGATTAAACCTGTTGTCATAGTTACTAGAATTTTAGATGAGTTTTTTGTACATGTATATTGTTTAAATTATGAAAAGTTAGCTTTCTATAagttagaataaaaaataatttaatccaGTGGTCTTTCTAGTATATTATTGTTTCACACAGGATATGTTTTTCTTGGAAATTACTGTGCATAACGTTTGATTTGTGGGGTGAAATTTTCTGTCACAACAAACCTAAAAAGGGCACCACTGTTCCAACACAGCTTAGCACAAAAGCAGGAAGGTTCCACTCAAAAATAGCCAACATTCCCCGAAGGCTCCTTGAACCCATTTATACCCCACACCAAAGGCTGTCCAGCAAATAATGTGACGGATGCAGCCGCAGTGGATTAATGGAAGACGCAGGCATGCACCTATTAGGATGTCAGCCACTTGAACTTCAAAACATAGTGCACTTCCCCTTTTCTGCTCATGCCCCCCCAACCCGTCATTCAAAACTAGAGCATTTTCAAGTGCAGGGCTTTCTTCTCAGTACCTTCTTTTCACAGATGTTCGCAGACAGATGACCTCAACCTCTCTGACTACGCTGTTTGTCGCCTCTATTCAGAAGAGGATCAAGGTGACACATGTGGTGTCTAAACAATGTGTCAAACTGACAGTGAAATGATAGAGGAAACCATTTGATTGTCGTCCCATTACTTTGTGGCTGTTTTGTCTGAAACCTCAAAAAGTTGGCACAGTGTGTCCACATCTGTTTTCAGCAACCAAATACTTTGAAGTTTGCCACAACTGGACAGTAAAATTGCCTGAAAGACAGAGACATTCACTtgtggaaaagaaacaaaagaatgaaACCACACAGCTTATTGCATTAGAAAACACTTCTATAAGTATTTTGGCATGTACGCAAAGTGCTTGAAGAGCATCATTTCCATAAATCATTTGTCCATTCTGTTCTTCTCTACATTGTTTTGTCCACTTCATGCACAGATATTACATTATGTATTCACTATCTTTGAaaggctttttgtttgtttgtactgttttatagataaaacaaattaaagaaggTTTCATTGGTAGTTtacaacaacagaacaaaaccccttaatatgaaagaaaacaaggatATAGATATGAATATAACTTACATTTGTAACATTACTCCAAACTCTGGTCTTCCAGTATATTCATACTAATTAGCAGGAAACAACTGAGAACCAAATGAACCCCTCATCCAAAACTTACTTTACTAAAATAGTTAAgcaatttctattaaaaatgttttaataaagcaAGTGAGGGACAGCAAATcattattaagtttttattttaagacataTGATATTGAAGACAATTTCAAGTTACAAGTGAACAGACTGGAAAAGCCTCTATCATTTAACCATATacactttcattcattcatctgtgAATGAATTGCATTAACGCTGACTTTCTTGCTGTCTTCATGCGAGGATCTTGATAGCATTAAGCCAATTAGCACAATACTCGACACTCACTGATCACCAAAACTGTTGTTGTGAAGCAAAGGCAGTAAGACATAAGTTGCTATTTCTGTTATCAGCTTGGGATTATTTTCTGcctttgtatttgtttaactAAAGCGGTTCACCACACTCAGTAACATGAACATATTCACAAATTCTGATTACTCAATTTTTCTCTGATATTGGATTTTCTGGTTATTTTCCAGTAACTTGTCATTGCTTTATTGTAGTTAACTTCTTGAGAAAATGTGTTAGGTGTTAGCAGTTGGTTCCTCATTTGCTTCTTGTTGATTAGTTAAAATTGTATGtactttcattttaattgttaGCTTGAACTTTGTTAATTGTAGGTGATCTCCGTTTAACAAATAAATCATCAACAAGTGCACCTAGTAGTTGTGATTTAGGCATCTTTTGTGGAAGGGTTTAAGTATTCTGTAAACAATCATATttctaataaatttaaattgatTTGCAGAGACCTGTTTTCACTAATTAGGGAAAATAAGTCAAATAGAACTGCCTTTGattaatccatccatcaatctgTTGTCTATACCTGTTTATTGCTGTGTAGGGTCAGATAGGCTGGAGCCAAGCTGCTATTAAGTG from Melanotaenia boesemani isolate fMelBoe1 chromosome 16, fMelBoe1.pri, whole genome shotgun sequence carries:
- the gdf10a gene encoding growth/differentiation factor 10 gives rise to the protein MTTLNMISSHLFLLMLNCLLAAASVTGDSSFLQLSSDLFSSDLDEDIVSQHMSRLYEKYNQENRLKEGNTVRSFRASQDSTDHRMMYRLNLTTLQDSEVILSATFHFFLDRHPIPKPWFCKRFKSPSCRSAAILPSPSVSFILRSISSGSDARSRSVGSFLGNMTFHPHRRGVWQMKDVTQVIKEAWDKGQLLVSVELDVGQQHHKKPEETISAGSMPYLLVYANDQALSEPNSVAASLQRYDPFSEGGEFLQRPNSSPDVKGRVRRETNLLSDPIQNNELPEVDHWLNEYRKDDLWESNWYLALKPKPKSEKKEKKKKNNEKDGEGKSKGGHELQVLKEITRTSQGVKTDDPNVKRLKDTRLRAISDRQKNERRNEGKVGKKHKDSANTQSPVLSFDEQTMRKARRRQSSNGQHRGCSRRTLRVDFADIGWSEWVIAPKAFDAYYCSGACGFPMPQVVRPSNHATIQSIVRAVGIIPGVPEPCCVPENMSPLAVLFQDESRNPVLKVYPNMTVQSCSCR